In Pristis pectinata isolate sPriPec2 chromosome 11, sPriPec2.1.pri, whole genome shotgun sequence, the following proteins share a genomic window:
- the LOC127575967 gene encoding P2Y purinoceptor 8-like isoform X3: MNGSTIENSTLEMLTNSMLHHTLPTIYLVIFIISTPLNALSLWLLCCRMWPKTPTMIFSINLAITDLLYSLTLPFQIIYHWNWNNWLVGEPLCRLVTILFYGNMHCSILTVMLISVERYLGIVHPLRTSEFRTIKAAVFLCIIIWFFVLSVHSPLMYTELTYEVTVLKITTCFDIIRRNMFPALFYFYLYYSIQIFLFFLFPFIVMVVCYSKIIRTLLKTPVMEMRESRKQIVYLTIMVLLVFTICYLPTQIIMIIHFVRSSQKRPIYVIYKLSLTLISLNGCFDPLLYYFASKEFRRKIQKLCPCLPVDDGDKTLSNTMQPLAAKGNQ; the protein is encoded by the coding sequence ATGAATGGAAGTACAATTGAGAACAGCACATTAGAGATGCTCACCAACTCTATGCTGCATCACACCTTGCCCACCATCTACCTGGTCATTTTCATCATCAGCACTCCTCTCAACGCACTCTCCCTCTGGCTGCTTTGCTGCCGCATGTGGCCCAAGACCCCGACCATGATATTCTCCATCAACCTGGCCATCACAGATCTCCTGTACAGCTTGACGCTGCCCTTCCAGATCATATACCATTGGAACTGGAACAACTGGCTTGTTGGCGAGCCGCTGTGCCGTCTGGTGACCATTCTCTTCTACGGGAACATGCACTGTTCCATCCTGACTGTCATGTTGATAAGCGTGGAGCGTTACCTTGGCATCGTCCACCCTCTGCGTACCTCTGAGTTCCGCACCATTAAAGCTGCTGTCTTCCTCTGCATCATCATCTGGTTTTTTGTCTTGTCGGTCCACTCGCCGCTGATGTACACCGAGCTAACCTACGAAGTCACGGTTCTGAAGATCACAACCTGCTTCGATATTATACGTCGTAACATGTTCCCAGCCCTGTTttacttttacctgtactactccATTCAAATCTTTCTCTTTTTCCTATTCCCTTTTATCGTCATGGTGGTGTGCTACTCTAAAATAATCAGGACTCTATTGAAGACCCCGGTGATGGAAATGAGAGAGTCAAGGAAACAGATTGTTTATTTGACTATTATGGTGCTGTTGGTCTTTACTATCTGCTACCTGCCCACGCAGATTATTATGATCATACATTTTGTGCGGTCAAGCCAGAAGAGACCAATCTATGTCATCTACAAGCTCTCTCTGACTCTGATCAGTTTAAATGGCTGCTTTGACCCATTGTTGTATTACTTTGCCTCAAAGGAGTTTAGGCGGAAGATCCAGAAATTATGTCCATGCCTTCCCGTTGATGATGGTGACAAAACCTTAAGTAACACCATGCAACCTCTAGCTGCTAAGGGCAATCAGTAG
- the LOC127575967 gene encoding P2Y purinoceptor 8-like isoform X2, with protein sequence MLGFWLLFLAGNFLWSCKIMNGSTIENSTLEMLTNSMLHHTLPTIYLVIFIISTPLNALSLWLLCCRMWPKTPTMIFSINLAITDLLYSLTLPFQIIYHWNWNNWLVGEPLCRLVTILFYGNMHCSILTVMLISVERYLGIVHPLRTSEFRTIKAAVFLCIIIWFFVLSVHSPLMYTELTYEVTVLKITTCFDIIRRNMFPALFYFYLYYSIQIFLFFLFPFIVMVVCYSKIIRTLLKTPVMEMRESRKQIVYLTIMVLLVFTICYLPTQIIMIIHFVRSSQKRPIYVIYKLSLTLISLNGCFDPLLYYFASKEFRRKIQKLCPCLPVDDGDKTLSNTMQPLAAKGNQ encoded by the coding sequence GTTTTTGGCTCTTATTTCTTGCTGGTAACTTTCTCTGGTCCTGCAAAATCATGAATGGAAGTACAATTGAGAACAGCACATTAGAGATGCTCACCAACTCTATGCTGCATCACACCTTGCCCACCATCTACCTGGTCATTTTCATCATCAGCACTCCTCTCAACGCACTCTCCCTCTGGCTGCTTTGCTGCCGCATGTGGCCCAAGACCCCGACCATGATATTCTCCATCAACCTGGCCATCACAGATCTCCTGTACAGCTTGACGCTGCCCTTCCAGATCATATACCATTGGAACTGGAACAACTGGCTTGTTGGCGAGCCGCTGTGCCGTCTGGTGACCATTCTCTTCTACGGGAACATGCACTGTTCCATCCTGACTGTCATGTTGATAAGCGTGGAGCGTTACCTTGGCATCGTCCACCCTCTGCGTACCTCTGAGTTCCGCACCATTAAAGCTGCTGTCTTCCTCTGCATCATCATCTGGTTTTTTGTCTTGTCGGTCCACTCGCCGCTGATGTACACCGAGCTAACCTACGAAGTCACGGTTCTGAAGATCACAACCTGCTTCGATATTATACGTCGTAACATGTTCCCAGCCCTGTTttacttttacctgtactactccATTCAAATCTTTCTCTTTTTCCTATTCCCTTTTATCGTCATGGTGGTGTGCTACTCTAAAATAATCAGGACTCTATTGAAGACCCCGGTGATGGAAATGAGAGAGTCAAGGAAACAGATTGTTTATTTGACTATTATGGTGCTGTTGGTCTTTACTATCTGCTACCTGCCCACGCAGATTATTATGATCATACATTTTGTGCGGTCAAGCCAGAAGAGACCAATCTATGTCATCTACAAGCTCTCTCTGACTCTGATCAGTTTAAATGGCTGCTTTGACCCATTGTTGTATTACTTTGCCTCAAAGGAGTTTAGGCGGAAGATCCAGAAATTATGTCCATGCCTTCCCGTTGATGATGGTGACAAAACCTTAAGTAACACCATGCAACCTCTAGCTGCTAAGGGCAATCAGTAG